Proteins from a single region of Antechinus flavipes isolate AdamAnt ecotype Samford, QLD, Australia chromosome 2, AdamAnt_v2, whole genome shotgun sequence:
- the CHRNB4 gene encoding neuronal acetylcholine receptor subunit beta-4 yields MRKAPTLLLLLLLLLTGASLFCNERNMCSAKSRLWNETGNCKMANAEEKLMDFLLNKTRYNNLIRPAANFSQLVSIKLQVILAQLISVNEREQIMTTNVWLKQEWTDYRLAWNSSQYEGVNILRIPSKRIWLPDIVLYNNADGTYEVSVYTNAVVSSNGSIFWLPPAIYKSSCKIEVKHFPFDQQNCTLKFRSWTYDHTEIDMVLKTPTASMDDFTPSGEWDIIELPGRRTVNPLDPSYVDVTYDFIIKRKPLFYTINLIIPCVLITSLAILVFYLPSDCGEKMTLCISVLLALTVFLLLISKIVPPTSLDVPLIGKYLMFTMVLVTFSIVTSVCVLNVHHRSPSTHTMAPWVKILFLERLPTFLFMKRPENNPSRLQFDQRRRNRSESPQHASTGDLYKNSMYFVNPTSAPRTAGGPESSGGQKDFRLRSSKRYQPEVQEAIDGVSFIADHMKSDDSDQCVIEDWKYVAMVVDRLFLWIFIFVCVLGTAGLFLPPLFQNYSPP; encoded by the exons ATGAGGAAGGCACCCaccctgctcctcctcctcctcctcctcctcactggGGCTTCCCTCTTCTGCAACG agaggAATATGTGCAGTGCTAAATCCAGGCTCTGGAATGAGACAG GGAACTGCAAAATGGCCAATGCAGAAGAGAAGCTAATGGACTTTCTTCTGAACAAGACTAGGTACAATAACTTAATTCGTCCAGCTGCCAACTTTTCCCAGTTGGTATCTATCAAGCTGCAAGTGATCCTAGCCCAGCTCATAAGTGTG aatgAACGGGAGCAGATCATGACCACCAATGTCTGGTTGAAACAG GAGTGGACAGACTACCGCCTGGCTTGGAACTCATCCCAGTACGAAGGCGTGAACATCCTCAGGATCCCATCAAAGCGCATCTGGCTACCAGATATCGTGCTTTATAACAA TGCTGATGGCACCTATGAAGTGTCTGTGTATACCAACGCTGTGGTATCCTCGAACGGCAGCATTTTCTGGTTGCCCCCAGCCATCTACAAGAGCTCCTGCAAGATCGAAGTGAAGCACTTTCCCTTCGACCAGCAGAACTGTACCCTCAAATTCCGCTCCTGGACCTACGATCACACCGAAATCGACATGGTCCTCAAGACCCCCACGGCCAGCATGGACGATTTCACCCCCAGTGGAGAGTGGGACATCATCGAGCTCCCGGGCCGGAGGACGGTCAACCCCTTGGACCCCAGCTATGTGGATGTAACTTATGATTTTATCATTAAAAGGAAGCCCCTTTTTTATACCATTAACCTCATCATTCCCTGTGTACTTATTACATCTCTGGCTATCTTGGTGTTCTACCTGCCCTCAGACTGTGGGGAGAAGATGACATTGTGCATCTCAGTGCTGTTAGCCCTCACTGTGTTCCTCTTACTGATTTCCAAAATCGTGCCCCCGACCTCCCTGGATGTCCCCCTCATTGGCAAGTATCTCATGTTCACCATGGTGTTAGTGACCTTCTCTATCGTCACCAGTGTCTGTGTTCTCAACGTGCACCACCGCTCTCCCAGTACACACACAATGGCCCCCTGGGTCAAGATACTTTTCCTTGAGAGGCTCCCCACTTTCTTGTTCATGAAACGCCCAGAGAATAACCCCAGCAGGCTCCAGTTTGACCAGCGCCGGAGGAACAGGTCCGAGTCCCCCCAGCATGCCAGCACAGGCGACCTCTACAAGAATTCCATGTACTTTGTGAATCCCACTTCAGCACCAAGGACAGCGGGGGGTCCTGAGAGTTCTGGGGGCCAGAAGGATTTCCGCCTAAGATCCTCCAAGAGGTACCAGCCAGAAGTACAGGAAGCCATCGATGGCGTGAGCTTCATAGCAGACCACATGAAAAGCGACGATAGCGACCAATGT GTCATTGAAGACTGGAAATACGTGGCCATGGTAGTGGACAggctctttctctggatatttATCTTCGTCTGTGTCCTTGGGACTGCTGGTTTGTTCCTGCCTCCTCTCTTTCAAAACTACTCTCCACCCTAG